One window from the genome of Paracoccus marcusii encodes:
- the aroC gene encoding chorismate synthase, which translates to MSYNTFGREFRFTTWGESHGPALGATVDGVPPGVPLSEEYIQCFMDRRRPGTSKHTTQRREPDQVRILSGVFEGVTTGTAIQLMIENTDQRSKDYGDIATSFRPGHADITYHLKYGVRDYRGGGRSSARETAARVAAGAVAQAVLGALVPDLRITGYMVQMGAMHLDRARLDLGAVNDNPFFLPDAGAVQAWSDYLDGIRKDQNSVGAAIEVCVQGCPPGLGAPVYAKLDTDLAAAMMSINAVKAVEIGEGMASAALTGVANADEIRMGPDGPEFLSNHAGGILGGISTGQDIVVRFAIKPTSSITTPRRSINSRGEEIDVITKGRHDPCVGIRAVPVAEAMAACVILDHLLMDRAQTGGVRGQIG; encoded by the coding sequence ATGAGCTACAACACCTTCGGCCGCGAGTTCCGCTTTACCACCTGGGGCGAAAGCCACGGCCCCGCCCTGGGCGCGACGGTGGACGGCGTGCCGCCCGGCGTGCCCCTGAGCGAGGAGTATATCCAGTGCTTCATGGACCGCCGCCGCCCCGGCACGTCCAAGCACACCACGCAGCGGCGCGAACCCGACCAGGTCCGCATCCTGTCCGGCGTCTTCGAGGGCGTCACCACCGGCACCGCGATCCAGCTGATGATCGAGAACACCGATCAGCGGTCCAAGGATTACGGCGACATCGCGACCAGTTTCCGCCCCGGTCATGCCGACATCACCTATCATCTGAAATACGGGGTGCGCGACTATCGCGGCGGGGGCCGGTCTTCGGCGCGCGAGACGGCGGCGCGGGTTGCGGCCGGAGCGGTCGCGCAGGCGGTGCTGGGCGCGTTGGTGCCCGATCTGCGGATCACCGGCTACATGGTGCAGATGGGGGCGATGCATCTGGACCGCGCGCGGCTGGACTTGGGCGCGGTGAACGACAATCCGTTCTTCCTGCCCGATGCGGGCGCGGTTCAGGCCTGGTCCGATTACCTGGACGGCATCCGCAAGGATCAGAATAGCGTCGGCGCGGCCATCGAGGTCTGCGTTCAGGGCTGCCCGCCGGGCCTCGGCGCGCCAGTCTATGCGAAGCTGGACACCGATCTGGCCGCCGCGATGATGTCGATCAACGCCGTGAAGGCCGTCGAGATCGGCGAGGGCATGGCCTCGGCCGCGCTGACCGGGGTGGCGAACGCGGACGAGATCCGCATGGGGCCGGACGGGCCGGAGTTCCTGTCGAACCATGCGGGCGGAATTCTGGGCGGCATCTCGACCGGACAGGACATCGTCGTGCGCTTCGCGATCAAGCCGACCAGCTCGATCACCACGCCCCGCCGATCGATTAACTCACGCGGAGAGGAGATCGACGTGATCACCAAGGGCCGCCACGACCCCTGCGTGGGCATTCGTGCCGTGCCGGTGGCCGAGGCGATGGCCGCCTGCGTGATCCTGGACCACCTGCTGATGGACCGGGCGCAGACCGGCGGGGTGCGTGGTCAGATCGGCTGA
- the mutS gene encoding DNA mismatch repair protein MutS: MSDQPTPMMAQYLAIREANPGALLFYRMGDFYEMFFDDAVAAAAALDIALTKRGTHLGKPIPMCGVPVHAAEGYLLTLIRKGFRVAIAEQMEDPAEAKKRGSKSVVARDVVRLVTPGTLTEESLLEARRHNYLAAFVVVREEGAVAWVDISTGAFSVMDCPLPRLAPELARLAPREVLACDTGLEELIGDAGAVMTDLHASAFDSNAGTRRLCALYGVETLDGFGSFTRAELAAMGAIVDYLDMTQKGRLPLLRPPVRERAGGAMQIDAATRRNLELTQALSGGRDGSLLAAIDRTVTAPGARLLERRISAPSRDLGLIAARHDAVAALAGDARLLSDLRGALARVPDMDRALSRLALDRGGPRDLAAIRAGLTQGAAIAARLPGDAPPVLRDAAGDLVGHETLVDLLDDALVAEPPLLARDGGFVAEGHDADLDQTRRLRDEGRGVIAGMQADYAALAGVGSLKIKHNNVLGYFIETTTTHAERMMAAPLNQTFIHRQTTANQIRFTTVELSELETRILNARDRALEIERGIFDRLRTAILDQAARIGQAARALAEIDLACAFADLASGEGWVRPRVDDSRAFVIEGGRHPVVERALRRKAESFVANDCDLTTGATPAIWLLTGPNMAGKSTFLRQNALIAVLAQAGAFVPARAAHIGLVSQLFSRVGAADDLARGRSTFMVEMVETAAILNQADDRALVILDEIGRGTSTWDGLSIAWAVMEHLHAANRCRALFATHYHEMTALSAKLEGVENATVTVREWQGEVIFLHEVKKGAADRSYGVQVARLAGLPASVVERARTVLTALESGERQSARPVALIDDLPLFRAAPPPAPKARPLDDRLKAVHPDALSPREALDLIYELKALSEETRP; the protein is encoded by the coding sequence ATGTCTGATCAGCCCACGCCGATGATGGCGCAGTATCTTGCGATCCGGGAGGCCAATCCCGGCGCGCTGCTGTTCTATCGCATGGGCGATTTCTATGAGATGTTCTTCGACGACGCGGTCGCCGCCGCCGCCGCGCTGGACATCGCGCTGACGAAACGCGGCACCCATCTGGGCAAGCCGATCCCGATGTGCGGCGTGCCGGTCCACGCGGCCGAGGGCTATCTGCTGACGCTGATCCGCAAGGGTTTCCGCGTGGCCATCGCCGAACAGATGGAGGACCCCGCCGAGGCCAAGAAGCGCGGCTCGAAATCGGTCGTGGCGCGCGACGTGGTGCGGCTGGTGACGCCGGGCACCCTGACCGAGGAATCGCTGTTGGAGGCGCGGCGGCACAACTATCTGGCGGCCTTCGTGGTGGTCCGCGAGGAGGGCGCGGTGGCCTGGGTCGATATCTCGACCGGCGCGTTTTCGGTGATGGATTGCCCCCTGCCGCGTCTGGCCCCCGAACTGGCGCGGCTGGCCCCGCGCGAGGTCCTGGCCTGCGACACCGGGCTGGAAGAGCTGATCGGTGACGCGGGCGCGGTGATGACCGACCTGCATGCCAGCGCCTTCGACAGCAATGCGGGCACGCGGCGGCTCTGCGCGCTCTATGGCGTCGAGACGCTGGACGGCTTCGGCAGCTTCACCCGGGCGGAGCTGGCCGCGATGGGGGCCATCGTCGATTATCTGGACATGACGCAGAAGGGCCGCCTGCCGCTGCTGCGCCCGCCGGTGCGCGAACGCGCGGGCGGCGCGATGCAGATCGACGCCGCGACCCGGCGCAATCTGGAACTGACCCAGGCCCTGTCGGGCGGGCGCGACGGATCGCTGCTGGCGGCCATCGACCGCACGGTGACCGCGCCGGGCGCGCGGCTGCTGGAGCGACGGATCAGCGCACCGTCGCGCGATCTGGGCCTGATCGCGGCGCGCCATGACGCGGTGGCGGCGCTGGCGGGGGATGCGCGGTTGCTTTCGGATCTGCGCGGCGCGCTGGCGCGGGTGCCGGACATGGACCGGGCGCTGTCGCGGCTGGCGCTGGACCGGGGCGGTCCGCGCGATCTGGCCGCGATCCGTGCAGGGCTGACGCAGGGCGCGGCCATCGCGGCGCGGCTGCCCGGTGATGCGCCGCCCGTGCTGCGCGATGCGGCGGGCGATCTGGTCGGGCATGAGACGCTGGTTGACCTGCTGGATGATGCACTTGTGGCAGAGCCGCCTCTGCTGGCGCGGGATGGCGGCTTCGTGGCCGAGGGGCATGACGCCGATCTGGACCAGACCCGGCGCCTGCGCGACGAGGGGCGCGGCGTCATCGCCGGGATGCAGGCCGATTACGCGGCCCTGGCCGGGGTCGGCAGCCTGAAGATCAAGCACAACAACGTCCTGGGCTATTTCATCGAGACGACGACCACCCATGCCGAGCGCATGATGGCCGCGCCGCTGAACCAGACCTTCATCCATCGCCAGACCACCGCGAACCAGATCCGCTTCACCACGGTGGAGCTGTCCGAGCTGGAGACCCGCATCCTGAACGCCCGCGATCGCGCATTGGAGATCGAACGCGGCATCTTCGACCGCCTGCGGACGGCGATCCTGGATCAGGCGGCGCGGATCGGGCAGGCGGCCCGCGCCCTGGCCGAGATCGACCTGGCCTGCGCCTTTGCCGATCTTGCCTCGGGCGAGGGCTGGGTCCGGCCGCGCGTCGATGACAGCCGCGCCTTCGTCATCGAAGGGGGCCGCCATCCGGTCGTGGAACGCGCGCTGCGCCGGAAGGCGGAAAGCTTCGTCGCCAACGACTGCGACCTGACCACCGGGGCCACGCCCGCGATCTGGCTGCTGACCGGGCCGAACATGGCGGGCAAGTCGACCTTCCTGCGGCAGAACGCGCTGATCGCGGTGCTGGCGCAGGCCGGGGCCTTTGTTCCGGCGCGCGCGGCGCATATCGGGCTGGTCAGCCAGCTGTTTTCCCGCGTGGGGGCCGCCGACGATCTGGCGCGGGGGCGCTCGACCTTCATGGTCGAGATGGTGGAAACGGCCGCGATCCTGAACCAGGCCGATGACCGCGCGCTGGTGATCCTGGACGAGATCGGGCGCGGCACCTCGACCTGGGACGGGCTGTCGATCGCCTGGGCGGTGATGGAGCATCTGCATGCCGCCAACCGCTGCCGGGCGCTGTTCGCCACGCATTACCATGAGATGACGGCGCTGTCGGCCAAGCTGGAGGGCGTCGAGAACGCCACCGTCACCGTGCGCGAATGGCAGGGCGAGGTGATCTTCCTGCACGAAGTCAAGAAAGGCGCGGCCGACCGCAGCTATGGCGTGCAGGTCGCGCGGCTGGCGGGCCTGCCCGCCTCCGTCGTGGAACGCGCCCGCACCGTCCTGACCGCGCTGGAAAGCGGAGAGCGTCAGTCGGCGCGCCCCGTGGCGCTGATCGACGACCTGCCGCTGTTCCGCGCCGCCCCGCCGCCCGCGCCCAAGGCCCGCCCGCTGGATGATCGCCTGAAGGCGGTCCATCCCGACGCCCTGTCCCCGCGCGAGGCGCTGGACCTGATCTATGAACTGAAAGCCCTGTCCGAGGAGACGCGCCCATGA
- a CDS encoding thiamine ABC transporter substrate-binding protein — MKSVLIPALLLAGPALAQDRVLTVYAGDSVTSEWGPGPAIEEGFEAICDCDLQFVTGDVLPRILMEGAGTQADIVFGLNTDMTARARASGLFAPHGQDTSDLSLPIAWEDDIFLPYNWGETAFVYDATRLENPPASFAELLEAEDISIVIQDPRSSVSGLAMLLWVKSVYGDQAGEAWAKLAPKVLTVTRGWSESYGLFTDGEADMVLSYTTSPAYHIAAEEDDTKRAAIFPEGHYFMAELVAQVAGTDQPELAQAFMDWVLTPNFQATIPLANWSLPAKLPQADWPQVMRDLPRPDKTLFLSEDEAEALRAPALDEWQRAFR, encoded by the coding sequence ATGAAATCCGTCCTGATCCCCGCTTTGCTGCTGGCCGGCCCCGCTTTGGCCCAGGATCGCGTCCTGACCGTCTATGCCGGCGACAGCGTCACCAGCGAATGGGGCCCCGGCCCCGCCATCGAAGAGGGGTTCGAGGCGATCTGCGACTGCGACCTGCAATTCGTGACCGGCGACGTGCTGCCGCGCATCCTGATGGAGGGGGCGGGCACCCAAGCCGACATCGTCTTCGGCCTGAACACCGACATGACCGCGCGTGCCCGCGCATCGGGTCTGTTCGCGCCGCATGGGCAGGACACGTCCGACCTGTCGCTGCCCATCGCGTGGGAGGACGACATCTTCCTCCCCTACAACTGGGGCGAGACGGCCTTCGTCTATGACGCGACCCGGCTGGAGAACCCGCCCGCCAGCTTTGCCGAGCTGCTGGAGGCCGAGGACATCAGCATCGTCATCCAGGACCCGCGCAGTTCGGTGTCGGGTCTGGCGATGCTGCTGTGGGTCAAGTCGGTCTATGGCGATCAGGCGGGCGAGGCCTGGGCAAAGCTCGCCCCCAAGGTGCTGACCGTCACCCGCGGCTGGTCCGAATCCTATGGCCTGTTCACCGACGGAGAGGCGGACATGGTCCTGTCCTACACCACCTCGCCCGCCTATCACATCGCCGCCGAGGAGGACGACACCAAGCGCGCCGCGATCTTCCCCGAGGGGCATTACTTCATGGCCGAACTGGTGGCCCAGGTCGCGGGCACCGATCAGCCGGAACTGGCGCAAGCCTTCATGGACTGGGTGCTGACCCCCAATTTCCAGGCGACGATCCCGCTGGCCAACTGGTCCCTGCCCGCGAAACTGCCCCAGGCCGACTGGCCGCAGGTGATGCGCGACCTGCCCCGCCCCGACAAGACCCTGTTCCTGTCCGAGGACGAGGCAGAGGCCCTGCGCGCCCCCGCCCTGGACGAATGGCAGCGGGCTTTCCGCTGA
- a CDS encoding thiamine/thiamine pyrophosphate ABC transporter permease ThiP, with product MAAGFPLSIGHAIAGALAALILGTLAAVAWVAGGLSGLTEWDLRAVWFTLWQAALSATLSAALAVPVARALARRRFRGRGLLVTLLGAPFILPVIVAVLGLIAIFGRNGALNGALEALGLPAIGIYGWQGVILAHVFFNLPLSVRLILQGWQAIPAERFRLAASLDFAPRDIARHLERPMLRGVLPGVWLAVFLVCLTSFTVALALGGGPRATTVELAIYQAFRFDFDLGRAAALGMVQIAICIAAAALAARITVPVGFGAGLDALGGPPAPGGWRRLADAAVIAAAAAFLLAPLISVAATGLPRLTALPPEVWQATRRSVLMAVISALLCAGAALALALTMARGAARWVEAAGMLPLIASPLVLGTGLFILLRGTVTPQQMALPVTALINAAMALPFALRALIPAARALEQDYGQLAASLDLRGWARLRLLVLPRLARPLGFGAGLAAALAMGDLGVITLFAGDRPTLPLMLYQLMNGYRMADAAACALLLMGLSLGLFWMFDMGGRRDA from the coding sequence ATGGCAGCGGGCTTTCCGCTGAGCATCGGCCACGCCATCGCGGGCGCGCTGGCAGCGCTGATCCTGGGCACGCTGGCGGCGGTGGCCTGGGTCGCGGGCGGGCTGTCGGGCCTGACCGAATGGGACCTGCGCGCCGTCTGGTTCACCCTTTGGCAGGCCGCGCTGTCCGCCACCCTGTCGGCCGCGCTGGCCGTGCCGGTGGCGCGCGCGCTGGCGCGGCGGCGGTTCCGGGGGCGCGGGCTGCTGGTCACGCTGCTGGGCGCGCCCTTCATCCTGCCGGTGATCGTGGCGGTCCTGGGTCTGATCGCGATTTTCGGGCGCAACGGCGCGCTGAACGGCGCGCTGGAGGCCCTGGGCCTGCCCGCCATCGGCATCTATGGCTGGCAGGGGGTGATCCTGGCGCATGTGTTCTTCAACCTGCCGTTGTCGGTGCGGCTGATCCTGCAGGGCTGGCAGGCGATTCCCGCCGAACGCTTCCGGCTGGCCGCATCCCTGGATTTCGCGCCCCGCGACATCGCCCGCCATCTGGAACGCCCGATGCTGCGCGGCGTGCTGCCCGGCGTCTGGCTGGCGGTGTTCCTGGTCTGCCTGACATCGTTCACGGTGGCGCTGGCCCTGGGCGGAGGGCCGCGGGCCACGACGGTGGAACTGGCCATCTATCAGGCCTTCCGCTTCGATTTCGACCTGGGCCGGGCGGCGGCCTTGGGGATGGTTCAGATCGCGATCTGCATCGCGGCGGCGGCGCTGGCCGCACGGATCACGGTGCCCGTGGGCTTCGGCGCGGGGCTGGACGCTTTGGGCGGGCCGCCCGCGCCGGGCGGCTGGCGGCGGCTGGCGGATGCGGCGGTGATCGCGGCGGCGGCGGCCTTTCTGCTGGCGCCGCTGATCTCGGTCGCGGCGACGGGCCTGCCGCGCCTGACCGCCCTGCCGCCCGAGGTCTGGCAGGCCACGCGCCGCTCGGTGCTGATGGCGGTGATCTCCGCGCTGCTCTGCGCGGGGGCGGCTCTGGCGCTGGCCCTGACGATGGCGCGGGGCGCGGCCCGGTGGGTCGAGGCCGCAGGCATGCTGCCGCTGATCGCCTCTCCGCTGGTGCTGGGCACGGGGCTGTTCATCCTGCTGCGCGGCACGGTCACGCCGCAGCAGATGGCCCTGCCGGTCACTGCGCTGATCAACGCGGCCATGGCCCTGCCCTTCGCCCTGCGCGCGCTGATCCCGGCGGCGCGGGCGCTGGAACAGGATTACGGCCAGCTTGCCGCATCGCTGGACCTGCGGGGCTGGGCACGGCTGCGCCTTCTGGTGCTGCCCCGTCTGGCGCGCCCCTTGGGCTTTGGCGCCGGGCTGGCGGCGGCGCTGGCCATGGGCGATCTGGGCGTCATCACCCTGTTCGCAGGGGATCGCCCGACCCTGCCGCTGATGCTGTACCAGCTGATGAACGGCTATCGCATGGCCGATGCCGCGGCTTGCGCCCTGCTGCTGATGGGGCTCAGCCTGGGGCTGTTCTGGATGTTCGACATGGGAGGCCGACGTGACGCTTGA
- a CDS encoding ATP-binding cassette domain-containing protein codes for MTLEFRDILLRQDDFTLTADLTVPQGRHAVIGASGSGKSTLLTLVAGFLAPTKGRLIWDGQDITDMTPGKRPVSILFQHHNLFPHLTVKQNVGMGLRPDLRLDRDQQRRVTQVLDHVGLSGTQDRRPAALSGGQQSRVALARVLLRARPLLLLDEPFAALGPALKSEMLTLLAQVASDTTVLMVTHDPADARAFAPDTLLVEDGAVHAPRPTGPLLDDPPPGLRAYLG; via the coding sequence GTGACGCTTGAATTCCGCGACATCCTGCTGCGACAGGACGACTTCACGCTGACCGCGGACCTGACCGTGCCGCAGGGTCGCCATGCGGTGATCGGCGCCTCGGGGTCGGGCAAGTCGACCCTGCTGACCTTGGTGGCGGGGTTTCTGGCCCCGACAAAGGGCCGGCTGATCTGGGACGGCCAAGATATCACCGACATGACGCCCGGCAAAAGACCAGTGTCGATCCTGTTTCAACACCACAATTTGTTTCCTCATCTAACCGTGAAACAAAATGTAGGGATGGGACTGCGCCCGGACCTGCGTCTGGACCGGGATCAGCAGCGCCGCGTGACGCAGGTGCTGGATCATGTCGGTTTGTCAGGCACGCAGGATCGCCGCCCCGCAGCCCTGTCGGGTGGTCAGCAGAGCCGCGTCGCGCTGGCCCGGGTGCTGCTGCGGGCGCGGCCCCTGCTGCTGCTGGACGAACCCTTCGCGGCGCTAGGTCCGGCGTTGAAGTCGGAGATGCTGACCCTGCTGGCGCAGGTGGCGTCCGACACGACGGTGCTGATGGTGACCCATGATCCGGCCGACGCGCGGGCCTTTGCGCCCGACACCCTGCTGGTCGAGGATGGCGCGGTGCACGCCCCCCGTCCCACCGGGCCGCTGCTGGACGATCCGCCGCCGGGACTGCGCGCCTATCTGGGCTAG
- a CDS encoding DUF2474 family protein, which produces MPQSLRRLAWFVAIWLASVAVIGTVAWIIRLWIA; this is translated from the coding sequence ATGCCGCAATCCCTGCGGCGGCTGGCGTGGTTCGTGGCGATATGGCTGGCCAGCGTGGCGGTGATCGGCACCGTCGCCTGGATCATCCGCCTGTGGATCGCCTAG
- the cydB gene encoding cytochrome d ubiquinol oxidase subunit II, with protein sequence MPLAEGVSLDLTVIWAFVIAFAVLVYVVLDGFDLGLGMLFAVEPEGEDRDIMMNSVAPVWDGNETWLVLGGGGLFAAFPLAYALILPALYAPIMAMLLALIFRGVAFEFRWRTKRWRKVWDVAFIGGSAVAALAQGITLGGLLQGIDVDKAAREYSGGWWDWLTPFTLMVGVAVMVGYALLGATWLVMKTAGPLQERMRKRAWVLGVGTVIFMGVVSLWTPFLQDGYYSRWFGGWNIVLAAGVGAAVLGLAFGMFTSLMVRHHDYWPFLCALGMFILGFVGLGISMFPYIVPVEVTIWEAAAPRNSQIFMLVGAAVLIPVILTYTAYSYWVFRGKMDPKEGYH encoded by the coding sequence ATGCCCCTCGCAGAAGGCGTTTCGCTGGATCTGACCGTCATCTGGGCCTTCGTCATCGCCTTTGCGGTGCTGGTCTATGTCGTGCTGGACGGGTTCGACCTGGGCCTGGGCATGCTGTTCGCGGTCGAACCCGAGGGCGAGGACCGCGACATCATGATGAACTCGGTCGCGCCGGTCTGGGACGGGAACGAGACCTGGCTGGTCCTGGGCGGGGGCGGGCTGTTCGCGGCCTTTCCGCTGGCCTATGCGCTGATCCTGCCGGCGCTGTATGCGCCGATCATGGCGATGCTGCTGGCGCTGATCTTCCGCGGCGTCGCGTTCGAGTTCCGCTGGCGCACCAAGCGCTGGCGCAAGGTCTGGGACGTGGCCTTCATCGGCGGATCGGCGGTGGCCGCGCTGGCGCAGGGCATCACCCTGGGCGGGCTGCTGCAGGGTATCGACGTCGATAAGGCCGCGCGCGAATATTCCGGCGGCTGGTGGGACTGGCTGACGCCCTTCACGCTGATGGTCGGCGTCGCGGTCATGGTCGGATACGCCCTTCTGGGCGCGACATGGTTGGTGATGAAGACCGCCGGCCCCCTGCAGGAGCGCATGCGCAAGCGGGCCTGGGTGCTGGGTGTCGGCACGGTGATCTTCATGGGCGTGGTCAGCCTGTGGACGCCGTTCCTGCAGGACGGCTATTACAGCCGCTGGTTCGGCGGCTGGAACATCGTGCTGGCAGCGGGGGTGGGTGCCGCCGTGCTGGGCCTGGCCTTCGGCATGTTCACCTCGCTGATGGTGCGTCATCACGACTACTGGCCGTTCCTCTGCGCGCTGGGGATGTTCATCCTGGGCTTCGTCGGGCTGGGGATCTCGATGTTCCCCTACATCGTCCCGGTCGAGGTCACGATCTGGGAGGCCGCCGCCCCCCGCAACAGCCAGATCTTCATGCTGGTCGGTGCGGCCGTGCTGATCCCGGTGATCCTGACCTATACCGCCTATTCCTATTGGGTGTTCCGCGGAAAGATGGACCCCAAGGAGGGGTACCACTGA
- a CDS encoding cytochrome ubiquinol oxidase subunit I, with translation MFDNADAILLARIQFAFTVSFHFLFPAFTIGLASFLAVLNGLWLWTKDHKYLDLFRYWVKIFALAFAMGVVSGIVMSYQFGTNWSAFSDKAGPVIGAPMAYEVLSAFFLEAGFLGIMLFGRDRVGPTLHMIACAAVALGTAFSAFWILSVNSWMHTPAGFEIDAETGQFLPTDFWQVIFNPSFPFRLMHTVTAAYLTTAFIVGGVAALHLLRHRHRRDKVSPATRTMFSMAMWMAAIFAPVQIVLGDFHGINTLEHQPAKVMAMEGHFESHDEGAPLYLFGIPNQDEQRLDYAIGIPKLSSLILKHDLNAPLAGLDTIPREDQPPVAIVFWSFRIMVALGFAMLGIGVWSLWARWRGMLFDSPMLHRAALVMSPAGLIAVLAGWVTTEVGRQPFTVYGHLRTVDSAAPLDAAAVGASLVAFIIVYFAVFGAGTYYILRLMSRSPANNEPRLKDVTNSPTRTAGTTPAQQHPTRNVQPGE, from the coding sequence ATGTTCGACAATGCAGATGCCATCCTGCTGGCCCGGATCCAGTTCGCCTTCACGGTCAGCTTCCACTTCCTGTTCCCCGCCTTCACAATCGGACTGGCCAGCTTCCTGGCGGTCCTGAACGGACTGTGGCTGTGGACAAAGGACCACAAGTACCTGGATCTGTTCCGATACTGGGTCAAGATCTTTGCCCTGGCCTTTGCCATGGGCGTCGTGTCGGGCATCGTGATGTCCTATCAGTTCGGCACGAACTGGTCAGCCTTTTCCGACAAGGCGGGGCCGGTCATCGGCGCGCCGATGGCCTATGAGGTCCTGTCGGCCTTCTTCCTGGAGGCCGGGTTCCTGGGGATCATGCTGTTCGGGCGCGACCGCGTCGGGCCCACGCTGCACATGATCGCCTGCGCCGCGGTGGCGTTGGGCACGGCGTTCTCGGCCTTCTGGATCCTGTCGGTCAACAGCTGGATGCACACCCCCGCGGGCTTCGAGATCGACGCCGAGACTGGGCAGTTCCTGCCCACCGACTTCTGGCAGGTGATCTTCAACCCGTCCTTTCCGTTCCGCCTGATGCACACGGTGACGGCGGCCTATCTGACCACGGCCTTCATCGTGGGGGGCGTAGCGGCTTTGCACCTGCTGCGCCATCGGCACCGCCGCGACAAGGTCAGCCCGGCCACGCGGACCATGTTCAGCATGGCGATGTGGATGGCCGCGATCTTTGCCCCGGTCCAGATCGTGCTGGGCGATTTCCACGGCATCAACACGCTGGAGCACCAGCCGGCCAAGGTCATGGCGATGGAGGGCCATTTCGAGAGCCATGACGAAGGCGCGCCGCTGTACCTGTTCGGCATCCCGAACCAGGACGAACAGCGCCTGGACTATGCCATCGGCATCCCCAAGCTGTCGTCCCTGATCCTGAAGCACGACCTGAACGCGCCGCTTGCGGGCCTGGACACTATCCCGCGCGAGGATCAGCCCCCCGTGGCCATCGTCTTCTGGTCGTTCCGCATCATGGTCGCGCTTGGCTTTGCCATGCTGGGGATCGGGGTCTGGTCGCTGTGGGCGCGCTGGCGGGGGATGCTGTTCGACAGCCCCATGCTGCACCGCGCCGCCCTTGTGATGTCGCCCGCAGGGCTGATCGCCGTGCTGGCCGGATGGGTCACGACCGAGGTCGGGCGGCAGCCCTTCACCGTCTATGGTCACCTGCGCACGGTGGACAGCGCCGCACCCCTGGATGCGGCCGCGGTGGGGGCATCGCTGGTGGCTTTCATCATCGTCTATTTTGCGGTCTTCGGGGCGGGGACATACTATATCCTGCGTCTGATGAGCCGCTCTCCGGCGAATAACGAACCGCGGTTGAAGGACGTGACCAACAGCCCGACGCGCACGGCGGGCACCACGCCCGCCCAGCAGCACCCGACCCGCAACGTCCAACCCGGAGAGTGA
- a CDS encoding VOC family protein has product MPARIAHLSLLVPDYDDALDFFCRIGFECREDIELGDGKRWVRIAPPGGDTEILLARAVGDRQTASIGEQGGGRVWLFLETDDFARDYQRLQAAGVTFETLPRDEPYGRVVVWRDPWGNRWDLIEHARSVAIGTGN; this is encoded by the coding sequence ATGCCAGCCCGCATCGCCCACCTGTCCCTGCTGGTCCCGGACTACGACGACGCGCTCGACTTCTTCTGCCGGATCGGTTTCGAGTGCCGGGAGGATATCGAACTGGGCGACGGCAAGCGGTGGGTGCGGATTGCGCCCCCGGGTGGCGATACCGAGATCCTGCTTGCCCGGGCCGTCGGAGACCGCCAGACCGCGTCCATCGGAGAGCAGGGCGGCGGGCGGGTCTGGCTTTTCCTTGAGACGGACGATTTCGCGCGCGACTATCAGCGCCTCCAGGCCGCGGGCGTGACGTTCGAGACGCTTCCGCGCGACGAGCCTTACGGGCGTGTCGTCGTCTGGAGGGATCCCTGGGGGAATCGTTGGGACTTGATCGAACATGCCCGTTCCGTCGCGATCGGAACGGGCAACTGA
- a CDS encoding GNAT family N-acetyltransferase → MDLCRASVDDAAAVARARGESHAELVPWFHGTMGNAGQERDARWQSERLAEAVEAAQRRERLSYLAWASGVCVGAVDLIPQWRRGQFRLSYWVRSSACRQGYGAELAPAMIRAAFGALDARLVTTGHAAPNTASAGLARTLGFKQIACQPLGYEMPDGLLVDGIAYAIEDIVVLPPLKVAWA, encoded by the coding sequence CTGGATCTTTGCCGCGCGAGCGTTGATGACGCCGCCGCGGTGGCGCGGGCCAGGGGCGAAAGTCATGCAGAATTGGTGCCGTGGTTTCACGGAACGATGGGGAACGCCGGACAGGAACGGGATGCCCGATGGCAGTCAGAGCGGCTGGCGGAAGCGGTGGAGGCTGCACAACGACGCGAGCGGCTGTCCTATCTTGCATGGGCCTCGGGCGTCTGTGTCGGCGCCGTCGATTTGATCCCGCAGTGGCGGCGGGGCCAGTTCCGACTGTCCTACTGGGTGCGGTCCTCTGCCTGCCGCCAGGGATATGGGGCCGAGTTGGCGCCCGCGATGATACGGGCTGCCTTTGGGGCCTTGGACGCACGTCTGGTGACGACCGGTCATGCCGCGCCCAACACGGCCAGCGCAGGTCTGGCACGGACGCTGGGCTTCAAGCAGATCGCATGCCAGCCACTTGGGTACGAGATGCCCGACGGCCTGCTGGTGGACGGCATCGCCTATGCCATCGAAGACATCGTCGTCCTGCCACCCCTGAAGGTCGCATGGGCCTGA